One Oncorhynchus masou masou isolate Uvic2021 chromosome 18, UVic_Omas_1.1, whole genome shotgun sequence DNA window includes the following coding sequences:
- the LOC135504826 gene encoding ras-related protein Rab-5C: protein MAGRGGPARPNGPAAGNKICQFKLVLLGESAVGKSSLVLRFVKGQFQEYQESTIGAAFLTQTVCLDDTTVKFEIWDTAGQERYHSLAPMYYRGAQAAIVVYDITNRDTFTRAKNWVKELQRQASPNIVIALAGNKADVANKRAVDLQEAQAYADDNSLLFMETSAKTAMNVNEIFMAIAKKLPKNEAQGAAGAGGRARAGVDLQEPAPQGRSGQCCGGST from the exons ATGGCGGGTCGTGGAGGACCGGCGCGACCCAACGGCCCGGCGGCAGGCAACAAGATCTGCCAGTTCAAGCTGGTGCTGCTGGGGGAATCGGCGGTGGGCAAGTCCAGCCTGGTGCTGCGCTTCGTCAAGGGCCAGTTTCAGGAGTACCAAGAGAGCACCATCGGAG CTGCCTTCCTCACACAGACTGTCTGCCTGGACGACACGACAGTCAAGTTTGAGATTTGGGACACGGCAGGCCAGGAGCGATACCACAGCCTGGCGCCCATGTACTACAGAGGAGCCCAGGCAGCAATtgtggtctacgacatcaccaaCAGA GACACTTTTACGCGAGCAAAGAACTGGGTGAAGGAGCTGCAGAGACAAGCCAGCCCCAACATCGTCATCGCTCTGGCTGGGAACAAGGCCGACGTCGCTAACAAGAGAGCCGTTGATCTCCAG GAAGCACAGGCCTATGCCGATGACAACAGTCTACTGTTCATGGAGACTTCAGCTAAGACTGCTATGAATGTCAACGAAATCTTCATGGCCATAG CAAAGAAGCTGCCCAAGAACGAGGCTCAGGGCGCAGCCGGGGCAGGGGGCCGGGCCCGGGCAGGAGTGGACCTTCAGGAGCCCGCCCCCCAGGGCCGCAGTGGCCAATGCTGTGGCGGGAGCACTTAG